The Streptomyces kanamyceticus genome window below encodes:
- a CDS encoding SDR family NAD(P)-dependent oxidoreductase: MSSAAETFGGRVAVITGASAGIGAGFARHAASLGMKLVLADIAAERLTAVADELAGAGAEVEAVVTDVADPASVDALADRACERFGAVDLLVNNAGIMAMGYSWEIPAERWDAALRVNVGGYVNGIRSFVPRLIERGTKAWIVNVSSVGGLFPSPLMAPYSVTKFGTLALTESLAYELRMKGADIQVSVVLPDSVRSEIFRAARPGDSAGDGTHDGTPPEIAGFNDMLQARADTQGITADEHARRCFEQIAEGRYWVTPQPEMIDAGLPSRTEMILRRTNPELDLGAV; encoded by the coding sequence ATGAGCAGCGCAGCAGAGACCTTCGGCGGCCGGGTCGCCGTCATCACCGGGGCGTCGGCGGGCATCGGCGCCGGGTTCGCCCGGCACGCCGCGTCCCTCGGCATGAAGCTCGTCCTCGCCGACATCGCGGCCGAGCGCCTGACGGCGGTCGCCGACGAGCTCGCGGGCGCCGGCGCCGAGGTCGAGGCCGTCGTCACCGACGTCGCGGACCCAGCCTCCGTCGACGCGCTCGCCGACCGTGCCTGCGAGCGGTTCGGCGCGGTCGACCTGCTCGTCAACAACGCCGGGATCATGGCGATGGGCTACTCCTGGGAGATCCCCGCCGAGCGCTGGGACGCCGCCCTGCGCGTCAACGTCGGCGGGTACGTCAACGGCATCCGCTCCTTCGTGCCGCGCCTGATCGAGCGCGGCACCAAGGCGTGGATCGTCAACGTCTCCTCCGTCGGCGGCCTCTTCCCGAGCCCGCTGATGGCGCCGTACAGCGTCACCAAGTTCGGCACGCTCGCGCTCACCGAGTCGCTCGCGTACGAACTGAGGATGAAGGGGGCCGACATCCAGGTCTCCGTCGTCCTGCCCGACTCGGTGCGCAGCGAGATCTTCCGTGCGGCCAGGCCGGGCGACAGCGCCGGGGACGGCACGCACGACGGCACCCCGCCCGAGATCGCGGGCTTCAACGACATGCTCCAGGCACGCGCCGACACCCAGGGCATCACCGCCGACGAACACGCCCGCCGCTGCTTCGAGCAGATCGCCGAGGGCCGCTACTGGGTCACCCCGCAGCCG